In a single window of the Streptomyces sp. HUAS ZL42 genome:
- a CDS encoding glycosyltransferase family 4 protein: MQHVPTVPKASLAYVPVQHSALKNAEIIPMSLRSVHFVMPGGVDDPAAPSGGNAYDRRVCLDLPGFGWQVHKHLVDGAWPRPGAAARAELARTLRELPDGTVVLLDGLVACGVPEIVVPEADRLRLAVLVHLPLGDERGLAPEVAAELDAKERAVLRAVPAVIGTSEWAVRRLVSHHGLAPERVHAAAPGADIAPLASGTDGVSRLLCVAAVTPRKGQHRLVEALAAVTDLPWSCVCVGGLGQDPEYVAHLRGLIRKYGLEDRLELAGPQAGAELDASYAAADLMVLTSYAETYGMAVTEALARGIPVLATDVGGLPEAVGRAPDGGVPGILVPPEDPAALAAELRGWFGEADVRRRLKAAARGRRAALNGWATTAQSLAGVLSRLPSEPRSAA, translated from the coding sequence GTGCAGCACGTCCCGACGGTGCCGAAGGCGTCCCTCGCCTACGTGCCCGTGCAGCACTCCGCGCTCAAGAACGCCGAGATCATCCCCATGTCCCTGCGCTCCGTGCACTTCGTCATGCCGGGCGGCGTCGACGACCCGGCCGCGCCGAGCGGCGGCAACGCCTACGACCGGCGTGTCTGCCTGGACCTGCCCGGCTTCGGCTGGCAGGTGCACAAGCACCTCGTGGACGGAGCGTGGCCCCGCCCGGGAGCCGCCGCCCGTGCGGAACTCGCGCGCACCCTGCGCGAGTTGCCGGACGGCACCGTCGTCCTCCTCGACGGGCTCGTCGCCTGCGGCGTTCCCGAGATCGTCGTCCCGGAGGCGGACCGGCTGCGGCTCGCCGTCCTGGTCCACCTCCCGCTGGGCGACGAGCGCGGACTCGCTCCGGAGGTGGCCGCCGAACTGGACGCCAAGGAGCGTGCCGTACTGCGGGCGGTCCCCGCCGTGATCGGCACCAGCGAGTGGGCCGTGCGCCGCCTCGTCTCCCACCACGGGCTCGCCCCGGAGCGGGTGCACGCGGCCGCACCCGGCGCGGACATCGCGCCCCTCGCCTCCGGCACGGACGGCGTGTCGCGGCTGCTGTGCGTCGCCGCCGTGACCCCGCGCAAGGGCCAGCACCGGCTGGTCGAGGCGCTGGCCGCGGTGACCGACCTGCCGTGGAGCTGCGTGTGCGTGGGCGGCCTCGGGCAGGACCCGGAGTACGTCGCCCATCTGCGCGGCCTGATAAGGAAGTACGGCCTCGAGGACCGGCTGGAGCTGGCCGGACCGCAGGCCGGCGCCGAACTCGACGCCAGTTACGCCGCGGCCGACCTGATGGTCCTGACCTCGTACGCCGAGACGTACGGCATGGCGGTGACCGAGGCCCTCGCCCGCGGCATCCCGGTCCTCGCGACGGACGTCGGCGGTCTCCCCGAGGCGGTCGGGCGCGCCCCCGACGGCGGCGTCCCCGGCATCCTCGTCCCGCCGGAGGACCCGGCGGCCCTGGCCGCCGAACTGCGCGGCTGGTTCGGCGAGGCGGACGTACGGCGTCGCCTCAAGGCCGCCGCACGCGGCCGCCGAGCGGCCCTGAACGGCTGGGCGACCACCGCCCAGAGCCTGGCCGGTGTCCTGAGCCGGCTCCCCAGCGAACCCCGGAGTGCGGCATGA
- a CDS encoding NAD(P)-binding protein, protein MNRTARAFWLNSPGEGEIREVALPDPSEGEVLVRALWSGVSRGTETLVFRGGVPESQHAAMRAPFQEGDFPAPVKYGYLSVGVVEEGPDDLVGRTVFCLYPHQTRYVVPVSAVTPVPASVPAERAVLAGTVETAVNALWDAAPLVGDRIAVVGGGMVGCSVAALLARFPGVRVQLVDADPGRAKTAEALGVGFALPEDALGECDLVVHASATEQGLARSLELLSAEGTVLELSWYGDRQVSLPLGEAFHSRRLVIRSSQVGTVSPARRSSRTYADRLALALDLLADPALDALVTGESAFEELPEVMPKLASGEIPALCHRVRYGDNNRRSSSIPYDKSA, encoded by the coding sequence ATGAACCGCACCGCACGTGCGTTCTGGCTCAACTCTCCGGGTGAGGGCGAGATACGTGAGGTCGCCCTTCCGGACCCGTCCGAGGGCGAGGTGCTGGTCCGCGCCCTGTGGTCCGGGGTCAGCCGCGGGACGGAGACCCTCGTCTTCCGCGGCGGTGTACCGGAGAGCCAGCACGCGGCCATGCGGGCGCCGTTCCAGGAGGGCGACTTTCCGGCGCCCGTGAAGTACGGCTACCTGAGCGTGGGAGTGGTGGAGGAGGGGCCGGACGATCTCGTCGGACGTACGGTCTTCTGCCTCTACCCGCACCAGACCCGTTACGTCGTCCCCGTGAGCGCCGTGACGCCCGTCCCCGCGAGCGTGCCCGCCGAGCGGGCGGTCCTCGCCGGCACCGTGGAGACCGCCGTCAACGCGCTGTGGGACGCGGCACCCCTGGTCGGCGACCGGATCGCCGTGGTCGGCGGCGGCATGGTCGGCTGCTCGGTGGCCGCCCTGCTGGCCCGCTTCCCCGGCGTGCGCGTGCAACTGGTCGACGCCGATCCCGGACGGGCCAAGACCGCCGAGGCGCTCGGCGTCGGCTTCGCCCTGCCGGAGGACGCCCTGGGCGAGTGCGACCTCGTCGTGCACGCCAGCGCCACCGAGCAGGGCCTCGCCCGGTCCCTGGAGCTGCTCAGCGCCGAAGGCACGGTCCTCGAACTGAGCTGGTACGGCGACCGGCAGGTCAGCCTGCCGCTGGGGGAGGCGTTCCACTCGCGGCGGCTCGTCATCCGCAGCAGCCAGGTCGGCACCGTCTCCCCGGCCCGCCGCTCCAGCCGTACCTACGCCGACCGGCTCGCCCTCGCCCTCGACCTGCTCGCCGACCCGGCGCTCGACGCCCTGGTCACGGGGGAGAGCGCCTTCGAGGAACTGCCCGAGGTGATGCCGAAACTCGCCTCCGGGGAGATCCCCGCGCTCTGTCACCGCGTCAGGTACGGAGACAACAACCGACGCAGCAGTTCAATCCCGTACGACAAGAGCGCCTGA
- a CDS encoding 6-pyruvoyl tetrahydropterin synthase family protein, which translates to MFSVTVRDHIMIAHSFRGEVFGPAQRLHGATFLVDATFRREQLDDDNIVVDIGLATQELGAVVSELNYRNLDNEPDFAGINTSTEFLAKVIADRLAERIHKGALGEGARGIAGITVTLHESHVAWASYERAL; encoded by the coding sequence TTGTTCAGTGTCACCGTCCGCGATCACATCATGATCGCCCACAGCTTCCGCGGCGAGGTCTTCGGACCCGCGCAGCGCCTGCACGGAGCGACGTTCCTGGTGGACGCCACGTTCCGGCGTGAACAGCTGGACGACGACAACATCGTCGTGGACATCGGGCTGGCCACCCAGGAACTCGGCGCCGTGGTCAGCGAGCTGAACTACAGAAACCTCGACAACGAGCCCGACTTCGCCGGGATCAACACCTCGACGGAGTTCCTGGCGAAGGTGATCGCCGACCGGCTCGCCGAGCGGATCCACAAGGGCGCTCTGGGCGAGGGCGCCAGGGGCATCGCGGGCATCACCGTCACCCTGCACGAGTCGCACGTCGCCTGGGCGAGTTACGAGCGTGCGCTGTGA
- a CDS encoding CDP-alcohol phosphatidyltransferase family protein has protein sequence MALNNTYDARLVQQETAVGAGVQILLLALLGTAIGMGPAGWLTGLVFAIATWAVLSRALHRSRLRSFGPANRVTLGRATLVGGVTALVADSFESSPPVTLFVVLTAVALILDGVDGKVARRTGTSTALGARFDMEVDAFLILVLSVYVSMQLGPWVLLIGGMRYAFVAAARVWPWLNAPLPPSTARKTVAAMQGICLLLAASSLLPWVAGFGVTLLALGLLVWSFGRDVLWLLRTSRVTEEAQAPVEEQAEEQVLELVGR, from the coding sequence GTGGCCCTGAACAACACTTACGACGCAAGGCTGGTCCAGCAGGAGACCGCTGTGGGAGCGGGCGTGCAGATCCTGTTGCTGGCCCTGCTCGGCACGGCGATCGGCATGGGGCCGGCGGGCTGGCTGACCGGCCTCGTCTTCGCCATCGCCACCTGGGCCGTCCTCTCCCGGGCACTGCACCGCTCTCGGCTGCGCTCCTTCGGCCCGGCCAACCGGGTGACCCTCGGACGGGCGACGCTGGTCGGCGGGGTGACGGCACTGGTCGCGGACTCCTTCGAGAGCTCACCGCCGGTGACCCTGTTCGTCGTCCTGACGGCCGTGGCCCTGATCCTCGACGGCGTCGACGGCAAGGTCGCCCGCCGCACGGGCACCTCCACGGCCCTGGGCGCCCGGTTCGACATGGAGGTCGACGCCTTCCTGATCCTCGTGCTCAGCGTGTACGTCTCCATGCAGCTCGGCCCCTGGGTCCTGCTGATCGGCGGCATGCGCTACGCCTTCGTCGCCGCGGCCCGCGTGTGGCCGTGGCTCAACGCCCCGCTCCCGCCGAGCACGGCCCGCAAGACGGTGGCCGCGATGCAGGGCATCTGCCTGCTGCTGGCGGCGTCGAGCCTGCTGCCGTGGGTGGCGGGCTTCGGGGTGACGCTGCTGGCGCTGGGCCTGCTGGTGTGGTCGTTCGGACGGGACGTGCTGTGGCTGCTGCGGACATCCCGCGTCACCGAGGAGGCTCAGGCCCCGGTGGAGGAGCAGGCGGAGGAGCAGGTGCTGGAGCTGGTCGGGCGGTAG
- a CDS encoding DUF6247 family protein, which yields MTAPHVEPHAGEPLIPMPALTPDALRAAVERLTPSRMQAFVRDLVDATTSAQQGQSLAPLRTFAHTWGVFVAIQRYPSRAARLRHLEEVVSAGVEDPADAIAEIRKIHADAEAESGL from the coding sequence GTGACCGCACCGCATGTGGAGCCGCATGCCGGTGAGCCACTCATTCCCATGCCCGCCCTCACCCCCGATGCACTGCGTGCCGCGGTCGAACGACTGACGCCGAGCCGTATGCAGGCATTCGTCCGTGATCTCGTCGACGCGACCACCAGCGCTCAGCAAGGCCAGTCCCTCGCGCCGCTGCGCACCTTCGCCCACACGTGGGGTGTGTTCGTCGCGATCCAGCGGTACCCCTCACGGGCCGCACGCCTGCGGCACCTGGAGGAGGTCGTGAGCGCCGGTGTCGAGGACCCGGCGGACGCCATCGCAGAGATCAGGAAGATCCACGCAGACGCGGAGGCCGAGTCCGGGCTGTGA